The Chitinophagales bacterium genome has a window encoding:
- a CDS encoding iron-sulfur cluster-binding protein — MSDNLATFLAKSKVKAADLEHKRKLSFNIDKYAATVVKGKQQYADLDLARKRAKNIKWKAIENLDKNLELFETNFTARGGKVIWAEDANEALEAVLQICKSKNAKQVVKSKSMVTEEIHLNDFLAKHNIESVETDLGEYIQQLDGEAPYHIVTPAMHKSKEDVAKLFHEKLGTAPNLTPSELTQIARVKLRAKYTSSQVGLTGGNFLIADTGSVCVSENEGNARLSTAFPKTQIAIVGIEKILPSINDLSLFWPLLATYGTGQNVTVYNTIFSGPRAKDETDGPDEMYVILLDNGRTNLLREEVRESMYCIRCGSCLNVCPVYKNIGGHAYGTTYSGPIGSVITPHLKGMSEFKHLSNASSLCGNCTEACPVKINIHEMLLENRHIAIEEKLGNFAESSGWKMWKLAMLNRRLVNMASGNMKSKVVNTLFKENWVSDRAPLNFPAKSFNDLWKERK, encoded by the coding sequence ATGAGTGATAATCTGGCCACATTTTTAGCAAAAAGCAAGGTAAAAGCTGCAGATCTTGAACATAAGCGCAAGCTGAGTTTCAACATTGACAAGTATGCCGCTACTGTAGTAAAGGGCAAACAGCAATATGCTGATCTGGACCTTGCCCGTAAAAGAGCCAAGAATATCAAGTGGAAGGCCATAGAGAACCTGGACAAGAACCTGGAACTTTTTGAGACCAACTTCACAGCAAGGGGTGGTAAAGTAATATGGGCAGAAGATGCCAATGAAGCGCTGGAGGCTGTTTTGCAGATATGCAAGAGCAAAAATGCCAAGCAGGTGGTGAAGTCAAAATCAATGGTGACAGAAGAGATACACCTGAATGATTTCCTGGCCAAACATAATATTGAATCTGTAGAGACCGACCTGGGCGAATATATACAACAACTGGACGGTGAGGCACCTTATCACATCGTGACACCGGCTATGCATAAGAGCAAAGAGGATGTGGCGAAACTGTTTCATGAAAAACTTGGCACAGCACCGAACCTGACTCCCAGCGAATTGACACAAATAGCGCGTGTAAAACTTCGTGCTAAATATACCAGCTCACAGGTAGGCCTTACAGGCGGCAACTTCCTGATAGCTGATACAGGGTCCGTATGCGTGAGTGAGAATGAAGGTAACGCACGCCTGTCTACCGCCTTCCCCAAAACACAGATCGCAATTGTAGGTATTGAGAAAATACTGCCTTCTATCAACGACTTGTCATTGTTCTGGCCGCTACTTGCTACTTATGGCACCGGGCAGAATGTGACCGTATATAATACCATCTTCAGCGGACCTCGCGCCAAGGACGAGACCGATGGACCGGATGAAATGTATGTGATACTGCTGGACAATGGCCGTACCAACCTGCTGCGTGAGGAGGTGCGTGAGAGTATGTACTGCATCCGTTGCGGCTCCTGCCTGAATGTATGCCCTGTGTATAAGAACATAGGTGGGCATGCCTATGGCACTACATATAGCGGCCCGATAGGCTCGGTGATCACACCACACCTGAAGGGCATGAGTGAGTTCAAACACCTGAGCAACGCCTCCAGCCTCTGCGGCAACTGTACAGAAGCGTGCCCTGTAAAGATCAATATTCATGAAATGCTGCTGGAGAACAGGCATATAGCCATTGAAGAGAAACTGGGCAACTTTGCCGAAAGCAGCGGATGGAAGATGTGGAAACTGGCTATGCTCAACCGCCGCTTAGTAAATATGGCCAGTGGCAATATGAAAAGTAAAGTGGTGAATACCCTTTTTAAAGAAAATTGGGTATCTGATCGCGCTCCATTAAATTTCCCTGCAAAATCTTTCAACGATCTCTGGAAAGAAAGGAAGTAG